ACGCCGTGAAAGCCATCGAAAAATCTCTGGCTTAAAAGGAAGCTTGAATTAAAGATCGGCGTTATATTCTAAACTACGATCAGGATAAAGTTCAGGGGTCCACAAGGCGATCTCCGCCGCGGCCTCTTCCCGGTTCCCCGAGGCATGAATGATATTCCGGATGGAACGTTTTTCCATCAGGGCTTGCTCGGATGTATCCTGGCTGTATCGCCCTCGAACAGATTCGGGGTCGGCCGCAGCAGGAATAGTCTTACCGATAATCTCTCTTACGCGCGCAACCGCGTTATCGCCCTCGACGACCCCGATACGCACGGGACCGGAAGACATATAATCCTTGAGCCACCCCTTGACCATGTGGCCGATGGTGACAGGGTCGGTCGTGCCTAGATGCTGCTGAGGATCAAGCCCCAGAAACTGTGCATCTTTAAGCATATTTTCGCCGACTTTATTAAACCATACATCACCAAAATTATAATGCTGATCTACCTTTTGCGGATGAAGAAATATGCGCGGGGTGATCGCCGACACATAAAGATCGTTCTCCTGGAAGCTTCTAAGAATTTCCTCATCCACGCCCATCTGGACGGCATCGGGCTTAAAAATGATTAATGTTTTTTCCATATTCTATCCAATTAAGTGCCATAGGCGTATATTATTTGAAAATAACTGTCAACTACGTCTTAATGCACAGTCATATGTAGGCCCGCTTCATAATCCGAGCGGTAGGCTTCGATCTCGCTTTCATCAAGTTTGAGCTGAGCTTTCGCATCATTGACAAAAGCCTGCCACAATTCCGAAGGCTCCAGTCCGGGAGCACCAAGATCGCTGCCGAAATCAATCATCAGAACTCTTTTTTGGTCATCCACGCGAAAATCCCGCAGAATACCGCCTGAAACAGGATGAAATCCAAGCGAGGCTATACCGCCAAAAGCCCTCGCAGCTTTGGCCACAACCTCCCCGCCAAAACGCTGATAACCTTCTTCCAGCGTATACGGAACAAACTCCTCAAGGACAACGCCATTTCCATGACCAAAGACATGTGGAGACTCGACGCCCTTGGTCGCCAGAGCCTCCCGCCTTTGCATCCATTCGGTAACCTTCAGGTCGGGTAACATGGTCACGCAGGCTTTAAAAAGACACCGGACGGACTGCCCGCTGGAGTTTTTGACGGAAAACGGCATGATATAAGTCTCTCCGCCGCCCCGGACCCAAGGCTGCTCTTCAACCTCCAGAGTTTCATCTTCTGAAACGGACAATCCTTGCGAACGCATAAAAAGAGTCCGCAGAACGTCTTGTTCCTTGTCTGTATTAAAAAGATTTCGGAGTTCTTTCCTGACTTCGCTCACACAATCACCCGGTAACCACGTAAATTATTATTTCATGACAATATAAAACAGAAAGCGGATAAAGATCAAGTTAGGGAGGAAAAGTAAATAACTATAAAGACTTAACTAGATCGGCTTGATCCCGCGCGACAGGCAGAAATTCCTGAAATCCGCCTCGCTCACCTTACGGACGTCCGCAGAGTCATTGATCCTCTTGATCACACCGTTATCGAGAATAAAAGACTTCGTGTCATAATCCCCACGCTCGGCACGAAAGGGAAAGGAATCCTCGCAGGTCAATTTAATGGGGATTTCGCCCAGAATATAATAAAGGACGGAAATCTCCCCCTCCTCATCGTACTCAAAATCCTGCTCTTCCGAAATCAAGGCTGGCTCTCGTCTAAACGCTCACCCCGCACAGTTTGGGGAGCCGCCGCAGCATCCAGCCGATCAATATGTCCCTGCAATTGATCGAAAAACTGATTCTCATCATCCATAAAACTGAACGACTGGCTGGAGATCAGATTCATGTTGCCGCGTTCGGTTTTCCATGTCCGCGAAGCAAAATCAAAGCGTGCAGCACTATGGGGAATATAATCATCTTCTGTCCATGGCCCATCGGGATTGGCGGCCGGATCGTCGCGCTCCATGATGACGCAAAGAAACTCGCTCCTTCCGCTCGTATCGCAGTAAACTCCGTACTTGTTGTAGCTTTCAGCGCCCGTTTCCGGTCCTCCGCTATCCTGATACAGACGAATGCTATCGTTGTTTTTAAAAATACCTTTTAAATCTTCAATTTTTAATTTATCAGCCATAATCCATCATCCTTTAAAAATAGCACTATTCATTGTCTAGACCCATACGATGAAGATCGTCAACCATGCCCTGCAGCTTGATTTCACGGTGCCGCGAAAGTTCATGCTTGGAACGCACCTCGGGCTTAAGCAACATATCATACCCCGCATCCCGTGCTACACGCCCGTTAAAAAGTCGGCAAGCCGTAAAACTATAGGCGGCTTCCCGCTTCTCGGCTTTTGTCAATTCGCGCTCTTCGCTCGCGGCCAGATCGTGGAGAGCCTCGGCCCGGGCCTTATAGGGATGCGTTTGATCGTAAATCTTCTCAATTTGTTCCGCGACGACCTGCAACTCGACGACATGATAATCCCCGCCGGAAACGGGAACGGCCAGCTTGCAGTTCAAGGCGCGGTACCCGGTCAAATCCTTGGGATCCTCGAAAAAATCGGTCATATGCACCAGATAAATACCGCTCTTGTGCATAAGATCGGAGTTTCTGTTGCCCAAAGTTTGCTTAAGAGCGTTGATTTCCTCAGGTGTTCGTACAACCACCTTGCCCCGCACATAATCGGTAACAAGCTCGTTTCGTCCGTTGTAATCGCGCTTGGCCTTTTTCTCTGCGGCCGTCAAATCTTTGAGAGGTCCGGTAAAAGCATCATGAAGCCGAAGCTCCCGTTTACAGTTCCGCAAAAACCCCAGCAAAACCTCGTTGGCTTCAGACCGCGTCTCTAAAATACGCTCATACGGCATAAGCTGGCACGGCGACCCGCTCGTGGAATCACGAAACCGCTGTGAAACCTCATCCGCTGCTAAATACTGCAAACCCATCCCTGACAAACCTTTTAAGGCTTATTTTTATTGCTTAAAGAAAGATCATACCAAATTCGGAACTATTTTGGCAATAACGGATATTCTTAATATACACGCCTTCGCCCACCCCATTCTCCTCTTGCCTGAAGGAAAGAGAGCCGCTATACACTGTTTCCGAACAAAATAAGGGTAAAGAGAGGGAAAAATGGCTCTGCAGCGCACACTTTCGATCATCAAACCGGATGCAACCAAACGCAACCTGACCGGGTCGGTCAACACGCTCTTCGAACAGGCCGGATTACGAATTGTCGGCCAGAAGCGCATCCTCATGACCCTCCAGCAGGCGCAAAAATTCTATGAAATTCATAAGGATAGGCCATTTTTCGGCGAACTGACGGAATTCATGAGCTCCGGCCCCGTGGTCGTGCAGGTCTTGGAGGGCGAGAACGCCGTCGCCAAAAACCGCGAAGTCATGGGCGAAACCAACCCCGAAAAGGCTGCCGAAGGCACCGTTCGCAAAAAATTCGCTCTGAACATCGGTGAAAACTCCGTTCACGGCTCCGATACGCTCGAAAACGCCGCCAAAGAAATCGCCTTTTTCTTCGCTGAAACCGAAATCGTCGGCTAACGGGTCTATTTCAGCCCGTCCAGCCACTTCGTAAAAGCGATTTTTGTATTTTTATTGCTCTCTTCAAGCAGGGCGGCTTTTTTGAACGCGAGGTCCGGGTTGGAGGTTTTAGACGCTTTCTCGGCCTCCCCGGCGATCTTGCTGACCTCCGCCATACCGAAATTCGCCGCCATACCCTTCAGTTCATGGCTGCGCGCAGCAAGCCCCGCAACGTCTTTTTTCTCCAGAACCTCTTTGATTTGCTCGACGATCTCATCCGCCTTGCTCAAAAATCCCTCAAGCAGTTTGGTGAATTGATCCTTGCCCAGCGTATCCACCAGGCTTTTCAGCATTTCAAGATCAAGGAAAGTATCGCTCTTTTTCTCGGTTTTCTGTGATTTGGACATGGGCTCACTCTTGGTTTGCGGGGAAAGTTTAGGGGCATCGTCAGGGCGGACAGCTTTCTTTTCGGCTTTAAACAAGGGCTCCGCCGCCCGTGCGGATTTTCCGGAGGACGATTTATGAACAGACGCAGAATCGCCGGAGTGTTGAGCCATCAGGAACTTCTGGATCTCCGTCAGCTCTTCGTCATCATTGAAACTGAGGTCGTTTTTACGCTTTTTGCTGGCGGAAAGGGCTGAACCCTCCTTGGCCAGATCTTCGCCGTAATCCAGAGGGTCGTCTTCCTCGTCATCCTCTTCAATCTTCTGTCTGAATTCGTCGAAGGAAAATTCCTTGCTCTTATCCTCAGGCTCCGCGACCGTGTTTTTGGCGGAGACGGAGAGCGCGGTGGATTTTGATTTCTCTTCATACAATTCGCGGTCGTCAAGGCTGAGCCCGAGGTCTTTTTCAGTCAGGGATTCAAATGCGCCTTTTTCGGATATATCGGGCAGGGGATTCTCAAACTTCCCCTTGGAGGCGTTGTAGATCACTTCGTTCAATTTCCTTGGGTCGATAGGCTTCGCGACGAACCCGTTGATTTGAGCTTCGAATATTTCCCTCATTTCCTCAAGCATGACGTTTCCGGTCAGGGCAATGATCGGCGTTCGTGCGAGCGCAGTATTCGAACTGGACCGAATCTTCCGGGAGGTTTCAAGCCCGTCCATCCCCTGCATTTGTATATCCATGAAAACCAGCTGCGGCTTTTCCTTTTCGCACTGCTCAAGCGCCTCGAACCCGTTCGCGGCAAGCAGAACGTCATGCCCGTATTTTCCGAGCAGCCCCTGCAGAACTTTCCGGTTCATCTCGTTATCCTCGACGACCAAAATACGCATGGGCGGCGTGACAAGCTCCTGATCGCTAAGCGGCTCCGCAACCTCCTCGCCGCTAAGGTCTTGAAGCATGGGAAGCTCAAAGGAAAATTCTGTTCCCTTGCCGACTTCGCTGGTCACGGTGATCTTGCCGTCCATCGCGTCGATCAGGCGGTCGGAAATCGCAAGCCCAAGGCCCGTGCCGCCGTATTTGCGGGTAATGCTGGTTTCCGCCTGCGAAAAGGGCGTAAAAAGTTTCGTCTGCGCTTCTTTTGTAATGCCAATCCCCGTATCGGCCACGGCAAAGCTCACAAGAACGGTTTGCGCCGGATAATTCTCCTTTTTCCCGGGTTTGCGGGCGCTCAATTTAATGGTGACGCCGCCCTCGGGCGTGAATTTCAGCCCGTTATTGACGAGATTAAGCAGGATTTGCCGGATCCTCGTCGGATCGCCGGAAACGATTTGAGGCAGACCGTCGGCCATCTCAAGCTTAAGGTAAAGATTTTTCTGGGCCGCATGACCGGACATCAGGGTGACGACGTCTTGCGCCAGTCGCGGCAGATCAAAGGGAACATCCTCGATATCCATGCTCCCCCGTTCGATTTTCTCGAAATCGAGAATATCGTTGAGAAGAGTCATCATCGTTTCCCCGGATTTTTTGATCGTATCGACATAATCGGTTTGGGTTTTATTAAGATTGGTGTCATTCAGCAGTGAAACCATCCCCATGATCCCCGTCATCGGGGTGCGGATTTCATGGCTGACCACGGCCAGAAACGCAGATTTCGCCATGTTGGCGCGGTCGGCGACTTCCTTGGCGTGACGCATTTCCTCGGCGCGTTGGATTTCTCTTTCCCGCAATTCGCTCATCAACTCGCGCTCACGCTCGATCACACGCAAAAGGCGGGCCTGATCGGCGGATTCTTTTGATTTCTGCAGGCGGGCCATAGCTTGCGAGTCATGCTTCTGACGAACGAGGTCTTGCTTTTTCTGTTCCTCTTCATATTTGAGCGCCCGCAGACTGCCCCCGACAAAAAACGCCGCTTGCGGAATGAGCGAAAACCAGAACAGATTGACAATAAAAACACTCATCGGAAGGATATCATATGCCCCTAGGCAAAGAGCAGCAAACCCGCACAGATGAACAAGCCAGCCTGCACAGAAGAACTGGCTGCTCTCACGCATATTGGGGTTTAAAAAGTAGCAGATGGTGATACCTGCCAATATAGAAACGCAAAGGCTTCCGGCAAAAAGCCCAAAGCCGAGGGCTCCCGGCCCGAGAACGAAAAGAAACAGGCAGGAAGCCGCAACCACGAGAGCGCACAACCCAAGAATGATAATATGCTCGACCGGGTGATCGCTGCCCTCGATGCGAAGGTAGGATTTAATATGCAGAAGCGCGAAAATAACGCCCGCGCTGTAGAGCCCGATCAGGAGAGGGCCGGAAACAAGCGAACCGCTGAGGAAGGTCTGGTTGAGAATAAAATAAAGAACGCAAAGCGAGGCATAATAGAGGAGAAAAAATAAATAGGAGGACTGGCGCGTCATATACAAAAAGGTCGTGAAAACGGCCATCACGATCACGAAGAAAAGACCGCCAAGGGTTACGCTCAATTCTCCGGAGAGAAGAACGGACAGATATTTTTTCTGCGAAAGAACCTGCGGCGTAAAACTGATCGGAAAACCTTTATCGGGATGAAGATAAACGGCCAGAAGATTTGTAGCTTTAGGCTTCAGGGTTAAGGGAAGGGAAGGCCCGAGAAACACTTGCGCGGGCTCTTGCGCGTACGGCCCCGGAACACCGGGAAGTTTTAACCCGGGCGAAAGTGCGAAGACGGTGCCCGTGGTCACGTTCATAACCATGACCGAACGGGCAAGCGCCATCCGGCCACCCAGCGCATCGGAAAAATCCAGAACCCATTCGTCCTCGTCCGTGGAGTTCTCCAGTTCAAACAAAATCCAGAAAGGGGAATCGGAAAGCGGATGATGAAGGAGGTCAGACTCGGATTTATCGCCTTTCAGCCCCTTCGTTTGAAAATTCTCAACAAGGGTATTGAGGCTCACGGTTCCATTGGGATCGGGAGTAACATAGCTGTGGGAGCCGACTGTGAACTCCCGCGATGGATCCGTCAGTTTCAGCGCATCGGCAAAGGCGGAGCCGGAACTAAGCACGATTAAAAACCCAAACAGAAGCGCTGTCAGACCGCGCATGGGTAATGCCAGAGGTCTGACAGGCGGGGGAAGGGCCAGGAACGGTCTGATAAGATTAAGCATGGTCCCGAAAGTGCGTAGTTTGCCCCGAATAACGCAGAGAACGCAGAAAGGCATCTTCACCCGGTAGTGTGAACCCAAAAGGTTAAGGTTTGCTTAGGACAGGGGGCGGAAAAGCTTGATTTGATTACGTAAAATCAATAAAAACCAGCGCCAGTAAGATAAGAACAACGCACGTGACAACGACAACGGTCTTCGATACGCAGGCAAAGGAATGCCACATCTCCTGAGCCTTTTTCAGCTCTTGGGGATCGACGTCAACCGCCTGAGAATGTTCGCCCATAGCCTGCCTCCTTAAAAACATCTGCTCTTATGAATAAACTGAATCGGCCGGACCTTTCAAGCCGGATTCCCCCTGCCGCGCAGGTCTTCACACACAATCCGCACCGCCTCGGGATAGGCCAGATGCTCCTGCTCCAGAACCCGCGCCGCCAGAGTCTCCGGTGTATCGCCGGACAATATGCCAACACGCTTCTGCACGATGATCGGCCCGCTATCCATCTCAGGGTCGACATAATGAACCGTGCAGCCTGCTTCCTTTTTCCCGTCGGCCAGCGCCCGCGCATGGGTGTCCAGCCCCTTGTAATCGGGCAGCAGGGACGGGTGGATATTGATCATCCGCCCCGGCCACAACTGAACGAAATCGGCGGTCAGCACCCGCATGAAACCGGCCAGAACCACCAGTTCGGCCCCTGATTTCTCAATCTCTTTCTGCATGGCCTCTTCGAAGGAACGCCGGTCGGCATAGGCTTTATGATCCACCACAACCGCCGGAATCTGGGCCTCCCTTGCATATTCAAGCCCCTCGGCCCCCGGCCGGCTGGAGAGAACAAGGCAAATCTCGGCGGGAAACGAAGGATCGCGGCACGCATGGATGAGGGCATTGAGATTGCTCCCCCGCCCGGAGATCAGAACGGCGATTTTCAGCCTTTCTCCGCCCATGCCGTATCCATAAAGTCGATCTGTATGGCAGGGCCACCCGCCGGACGCGGCTCGATGACTCCGATCCGGCTGACCGTCTCGCCCTGTGTCTCCAGAGTTTTCCGAACAGCGTCAGCCTGGGCGGGCGCACAGATGACGACCATCCCGATCCCGCAATTCAGCGTCCGCGCCAGATCGTCGTTTTCAAGTCCTCCGGCAGCCTTGAGCCAGCCGAAAACCGCTGGCAAAGTCCAGTTCTGTACATCCAGCCGCACGGCAAGATGATCGGGAACGACGCGGGGAATATTCTCGCTCAAACCCCCGCCCGTGATATGCGCCAGCCCCCTGATGGCGGGCGATCCGGCGGAATCGTTAATTTTAAGCGCAGCCAGCAAGGGCCGCACATAAATCCGCGTCGGCACCAGCAACGCGTCGGCAAGGCTCACGCTCCCGTGTCCGTCCGTGAACGGAGCAGGGGAGTCATAGCCCAGCCCGCAATCCTTCACGATCTTCCGCACAAGTGAATAGCCGTTGGAATGAACCCCGCTGGATGCCAGGCCCAAAACGATATCCCCCGCCTGCATGGTCTCGCCGCTGATAACGCGGCTCCGGCTGACGGCTCCAACGGAAAACCCCGCAAGGTCGTAATCCCCTTCCGCGTAAAGCCCCGGCATTTCCGCCGTTTCTCCGCCGATCAGGGCGCATCCGGCCTGCGCGCACCCCTCGGCGATCCCCTGAATCACGGCCTCGGCCACGCGGTTAGCCAGTCGCCCGGTAGCGAAATAATCGAGAAAAAACAACGGCTCAGCCCCCTGAACGACTAGATCGTTCACGCACATCGCCACAAGGTCGATCCCGATCGTGTCATGCCGATCGCATTCGATGGCGATTTTGATTTTCGTTCCAACGCCGTCGGTGGAGGAGACAAGGATCGGATCATCGTATCCCGCGGCTTTCAGATCAAAAAGCGCCCCGAAACCGCCGATGGAGGACATGACGCCGCTTCTCCGGGTCTTCCCGACCATACCCTTGATCCGCTCGACAAGGTCGGCGGCCGCGTCGATATCGACCCCGGCCTCCTTGTAGGCGCTGTTTTTACTCGCTTCTTTCATGTTGCCCTGTCATATGAGGATCGCTATAAACTAAAACAAACCGCTAATTCTTCGGATCGACAAATATGGGCATATCCTATACGGCAAGCTACGGCAAGAACGCAATAATCGGCGCTCTTTTTCTTCTGGGCGTTCTTTTGTGGACGGCGGGGGGGCAGGCGCACGCCGCAGAAACCTCTCTGACGGTCGAAAACGTCTCGGTGGATGTTACCGCCGAAAATTCCGTGGCCGCCCGCGACAAGGCCTTCGAGGAAGCGCAGTTAAAAGCCTTCAAGATGTTGGCCGACCGTCTGGTCAGTGAGGGAAAAATCAGCGGCTACCGTACGCCCGATCCGATCACGATTGGCTCGATGGTCAAGGACTTCGAGGTCACGAACGAAAAACTCTCCGCCGTCCGTTATGTTGGAACTTACACTTTTCGCTTCCGCGAAGCGGCGGTAAAAAAATATTTTTCGCTCTCCAATCTGGATGTGGCGGGTGCAACTCCGACAACCTCATCGCCGGAAAATACCGAAACAAAAACCGCGCAGCCTCTGCTCGTTCTTCCCTTCTATCGTGTCGGCCAAAGCCTGAAAGTCTGGCAGGAGGGCAATCTGTGGCTGCAGGCTTGGGGCCGTGACTTGAAGGCGGACGCCCGGCCGGTGGAAATTCCTATTGGCGACCTGATGGATGTCGCCGATATCGGCGAGACGGAGGGTGTTAGCTTCAGCCCGAACGGCCTTGCCCGGATGCAAAAGCGTTACGGCGCGGGAGATGCGGCGATCATCGTGGCCGCAGCGGATGACCGTCTGGCCGCCATAAAAGGCGATTCGTCTCCGGCGTCGGGCGTGCTGACCCTGACATTCTACCGCACCGACCGCCGCCGCGCCGAGGCGGTTTACGAATTGGCCCTGACCCCGAACGCAGGCGAAAGCCGCGCACAGTTCTTCGCCCGCGCCGTTTCCTCGGCCTACGGGGTACTCAACGGCAACTGGAAAGCGAAGACGATAAAAGCCGCGGGCGGTCCCTCGCGGATGTATGTCGTTCATATTCCGATCAAGTCGATTGCCCAGTGGGTCAAGGTGCAGCAGGCGTTGCGGGGTACCTCGGGCGTAAGCCAGATGTCGGTGCTGTCCTTGAAACCGCGGGAGGCGTTCGTGCGCTTTAGCTTCGGCGGTGACGCTGCTGCCCTGCGCGAGGCGCTGGCCAATTCGGGCATGACTTTGGGTGAGCCCTACACCAGCACCTCCGTCCCGCGCTTTTCCGGCCCCGGCAATTCCACGACCGGAAAGGAAATTTATGACATAACCGTTGAGGATTCCCGGCCCGCCTCCTTCTACCGCGCACCGGAACCTTCTGCAGGGGGCGCGCAGGAGCAGGGCGTCCACACATTCTAAAGCAACTTGCGTTCTATTCTTCTCAACCATCGAATAAGGACAGGCAGAGCGTTTCATTATGACCTACACTCCGCTCAAACCGAAAACGCACCTCATTTTCTGGACGGCCGCAACCGCCGCTTTCGTCCTGATTGTCTTTTTGCTTAAGACGGTCTTGCTGCCGTTCGTTCTCGGTCTGGCCATCGCCTACCTCCTGAATCCCTTCGTCACCGAACTCGGCAAAGCCGGGTTGTCGCGCAGCCTCGCATCTCTTCTGATCCTGGGCGGCTTTGTTCTCTGTGTTTTGGCCCTGGGCGCGGTGCTGCTTCCGGCCCTTGTCCGTGAATCCGCCGATTTGATCCAGAATGCACCCGATTATGTCCGCCATCTCATCGAAACCCTCAAACCCGTCATGACCCGCATCGAGGGGCTTCTGGGCATGACCCACGAGGAAGCCGTGGATAATCTGATGAAAAACGGCAGCGGTCCGGCGGTCAAAACTCTCGATATCCTTGCCCGAAATCTGCTGGCGGGCGGGCAGGCGGTCATCGACGCCATTTCCGTGATCGTCATCATGCCCATCGTCGCCTATTTCCTGATGAAGGACTGGCCGGATGTGACCGCCTGGATTCACGGCCTCATTCCCCGCCACGCCGAAGAGTCCGTCAACGGCATCCTTAAGAATATCGACGCAAAACTCTCCGGCTTCGTCCGTGGCCAGCTGACCGTCGCGCTCATTCTCGGCCTAGCCTACGCGCTCGCCCTGACACTCGCGGGCCTGAAATACGGTTTCATGATCGGCCTCGGTTCCGGCGCACTCTCCATCATCCCGATGGTCGGCTCGGCGGTGGGGCTGGTCCTCAGTATCGCCGTCGCGTGGTTCCAGTCCGGCAATCTCGCCTTCGTGCTTTTGATCGGCGGCATTTTCATCGCCGGACAGATCATCGAAGGCAATCTCCTCACCCCCAAACTGATCGGCGACAGCGTCGGCCTGCACCCGCTCTGGATATTTTTCGCCCTTATGGCCGGCGCCAGCCTGCTCGGAGTCCTCGGAATGTTTCTCGCCGTTCCCGTGACCGCCTCGATCGGAGTCGTCACATCCTTTCTTCTTCAAAAATACAAGGACAGCCGTTACTATAACGACTTGATCCCCGAGTCGTCCGGCGGCCCTGCGAACGGCAGGAAAGCCGCCAGGGGCAGAAAAAAGAAACTTTCGCCCGAAAATGAACCCGCTCCGCCCGCAGGATAGCGAGAATAAAACCCCGACCCAGATTCCCTTCGATCTCGGCGTCCGCACCGCGATGGGCCGCGCCGATTTCCTGATCGGACCAAGCAACGAATCCGCCGTGGGCTGGATTGACCGCTGGCCCGATTGGCCCGCACCCATGCTCACCCTTCACGGTCCCGCCGCCAGTGGCAAAACGCATCTCTGCGCGGTCTGGTCCGCCGTCTCGAAGGCCGTCTTCGTCAAACCCGAACGCCTGACGCAGGAAAGCGCAGACCTTCTCATGGAAAGCGGCCCGGCCCTCATCCTCGACGGAATCGACCCGTGGATCGGCGACCGCGAGGCGGAAACCGCGCTTTTCCATCTCTATAATCTGATGCGCGAGGAACAACGCACGATGCTCGTCACCATGCGGATCGCGCCCTCCGCGCTGGACTTCGCCATCCCCGATCTGGCATCGCGCTTCCGCGCCGCGCCGATGGTGACGATCCAACCGCCGGATGAAACACTTCTGGCCGCCATTCTCATCAAGCAGTTCGCCGACCGCCAGATCCGGGTGGGTGAGGACGTGATCGCTTACGTTCTCCCGCGCATGGAGCGCTCTTTCGCCGCCGCCCGCGAAATCGTCGCGCGCGCCGACCGCCTCGCGCTGGTAGAAAAAAGCCGCATATCCATCGCGCTGATGCGAAAAATTCTCGCCGATCTTCAATCGGAATAAAGCCTCACGTCCAGCGTGCGGGCGTCGAAGGCGCGTTATAATCCAGCGGATCCATGAAATCGGTCAGTTCAAGCCCGCCCGGTCGCACATCCGCCCAGTCATCGCCCGTAAACGCAAAAACCGCGAGCGTCCCCGGCCTGAATCCTTCATTAAGCCTCTGGACGAGAGACTCGCCGCCGCGCCCGGTCAGAAGTTTTGCTAGCTGTCCGATTCCGGGATTATGGCCGGAAAGGATCACCTGTTCGAAGGAGGGGCTGACCTTCTGAATCGTGGCCAGAAGATCTCCGGGTGATCCC
The sequence above is drawn from the Alphaproteobacteria bacterium genome and encodes:
- a CDS encoding AI-2E family transporter, with amino-acid sequence MTYTPLKPKTHLIFWTAATAAFVLIVFLLKTVLLPFVLGLAIAYLLNPFVTELGKAGLSRSLASLLILGGFVLCVLALGAVLLPALVRESADLIQNAPDYVRHLIETLKPVMTRIEGLLGMTHEEAVDNLMKNGSGPAVKTLDILARNLLAGGQAVIDAISVIVIMPIVAYFLMKDWPDVTAWIHGLIPRHAEESVNGILKNIDAKLSGFVRGQLTVALILGLAYALALTLAGLKYGFMIGLGSGALSIIPMVGSAVGLVLSIAVAWFQSGNLAFVLLIGGIFIAGQIIEGNLLTPKLIGDSVGLHPLWIFFALMAGASLLGVLGMFLAVPVTASIGVVTSFLLQKYKDSRYYNDLIPESSGGPANGRKAARGRKKKLSPENEPAPPAG
- a CDS encoding histidine phosphatase family protein; translation: MTSDSENLPKRLYLLRHALALPAESGGEDIKRALAPRGVEDAKALAAIMRLKGYLPDYALCSPAVRTRQTLEPIEERITLTDISRPMILYTGSPGDLLATIQKVSPSFEQVILSGHNPGIGQLAKLLTGRGGESLVQRLNEGFRPGTLAVFAFTGDDWADVRPGGLELTDFMDPLDYNAPSTPARWT
- a CDS encoding DNA replication protein, translating into MNPLRPQDSENKTPTQIPFDLGVRTAMGRADFLIGPSNESAVGWIDRWPDWPAPMLTLHGPAASGKTHLCAVWSAVSKAVFVKPERLTQESADLLMESGPALILDGIDPWIGDREAETALFHLYNLMREEQRTMLVTMRIAPSALDFAIPDLASRFRAAPMVTIQPPDETLLAAILIKQFADRQIRVGEDVIAYVLPRMERSFAAAREIVARADRLALVEKSRISIALMRKILADLQSE